The Equus quagga isolate Etosha38 chromosome 2, UCLA_HA_Equagga_1.0, whole genome shotgun sequence genome has a window encoding:
- the ERO1B gene encoding ERO1-like protein beta isoform X2: MSRGVRRAGAGQGAAAAVQLLVTLSFLPSVVEAQVTGVLDDCLCDIDSIDNFNTFKIFPKIKKLQERDYFRYYKVNLKRPCPFWAEDGHCSIKDCHVEPCPESKIPVGIKAGSSNKYLKVANNTKELEDCEQANKLGAINSTLSNQSKEAFIDWARYDDSQDHFCELDDERSPAAQYVDLLLNPERYTGYKGPSAWRVWNSIYEENCFKPRSVYRPLNPLAPSRGEDDGESFYTWLEGLCLEKRVFYKLISGLHASINLHLCANYLLEETWGKPSWGPNMKEFKRRFDRVETKGEGPRRLKNLYFLYLIELRALSKVAPYFERSIVDLYTGNVEEDADTKTLLLNIFQDTKSFPMHFDEKSMFAGDKKGAKSLKEEFRLHFKNISRIMDCVGCDKCRLWGKLQTQGLGTALKILFSEKEIQKLPENSPSKGFQLTRQEIVALLNAFGRCHCI, encoded by the exons GTCACCGGAGTCCTGGATGATTGCTTGTGTGATATTGATAGCATCGATAACTTCAACACCTTCaaaatcttccccaaaataaaaaaattgcaaGAGCGAGACTATTTCCGTTATTACAAg GTTAATCTGAAGCGACCATGTCCTTTCTGGGCAGAAGATGGCCATTGTTCAATAAAAGACTGTCATGTTGAGCCCTGTCCAgag AGTAAAATTCCAGTTGGAATTAAAGCTGGGAGTTCTAATAAG TACTTGAAAGTGGCAAACAATACCAAAGAATTAGAAGATTGCGAGCAAGCTAATAAACTGGGAGCAATTAACAGCACCTTAAG TAACCAAAGCAAAGAAGCTTTCATTGACTGGGCAAGATATGATGATTCACAGGATCACTTTTGTGAACTTGATG ATGAGAGATCTCCAGCTGCTCAGTACGTAGACCTGTTGCTGAACCCAGAGCGCTACACCGGCTATAAAGGGCCCTCGGCATGGAGAGTCTGGAACAGCATCTACGAAGAAAACTGTTTCAA GCCTCGATCTGTTTATCGTCCTTTAAATCCTCTGGCACCCAGCAGAG GAGAAGATGATG gaGAATCATTCTACACATGGCTGGAAG GTTTGTGTCTGGAGAAAAGAGTCTTCTATAAGCTTATATCGGGACTTCATGCTAGTATCAATTTACATCTATGTGCAAATTATCTCTTGGAAG aaaCCTGGGGTAAACCTAGCTGGGGACCTAATATGAAAGAATTTAAACGCCGTTTTGACCGTGTGGAAACCAAAGGAGAAGGTCCAAGAAGGCTAAAGAATCTATACTTTTTATACTTAATTGAGCTCCGAGCTTTATCAAAGGTGGCCCCATATTTTGAGCGCTCAATTGTTGATCTTTACACTGGAAATGTAGAAGAGGATGCTGACACAAAAACCCTTCTACTGAATATCTTTCAAGACACAAA GTCCTTTCCCATGCACTTTGATGAGAAATCCATGTTTGCGGGTGACAAAAAGGGGGCCAAGTCATTAAAG GAGGAATTCCGGTTACATTTCAAGAATATCTCCCGTATAATGGACTGTGTTGGATGTGACAAATGCAGATTATGGGGGAAATTACAG ACTCAGGGTTTAGGAACTGCCCTGAAGATATTATTCTCtgagaaagaaatccaaaaactTCCAGAGAACAGCCCATCTAAAGGCTTCCAACTCACTCGACAGGAAATAGTTGCTCTCTTAAATGCTTTTGGAAG